One region of Chryseobacterium sp. C-71 genomic DNA includes:
- a CDS encoding YchJ family protein: MNCPCCSGKTYEECCKPYHTGEKFAPTAEALMRSRFSAFAIPNGKYLMETTSPGKRQFHNTKDLQEWGEINEWTKLEIVDKPSMNKVEFKAHYTDEDGQNQIHHELSLFKMIQNRWYYVSGEFLD; this comes from the coding sequence ATGAATTGTCCCTGCTGCTCCGGAAAAACCTACGAAGAATGCTGTAAACCTTATCACACCGGAGAAAAATTTGCTCCAACTGCCGAAGCATTGATGCGTTCAAGATTTTCTGCATTTGCCATTCCGAATGGAAAATATTTAATGGAAACAACTTCGCCCGGAAAAAGACAGTTTCACAATACAAAAGATTTGCAGGAATGGGGAGAAATCAATGAATGGACAAAACTGGAAATCGTAGACAAACCATCGATGAATAAAGTAGAATTCAAAGCACATTATACTGATGAAGACGGACAAAACCAAATTCACCACGAATTATCGCTCTTCAAAATGATTCAAAACCGTTGGTATTATGTTTCGGGAGAATTTTTAGACTAA